In the Leptospira sp. WS4.C2 genome, one interval contains:
- the rfbF gene encoding glucose-1-phosphate cytidylyltransferase, with product MKVIILAGGFGTRLSEYTDVIPKPMVPVGGKPILWHIMNHYARFNHKDFYLALGYKAEVVKDYFLNYRSLNSDFTIDLSTGTIKPHQLDPVDWTVTLVNTGDLSMTGGRVKRMQSFIGNETCMLTYGDGVSNIDLDKLLSFHKSHGKMITVSAVRPSARFGELEMDGSLVKSFQEKPQLHQGWINGGFFIFEPAFFDLIAGDSTLLEREPLERATKLGQLMAYHHEGFWHCMDTKRDHELLESLWSKGAPWVI from the coding sequence ATGAAAGTGATTATACTTGCTGGTGGTTTTGGTACAAGACTATCAGAATATACAGATGTAATTCCAAAACCAATGGTTCCCGTTGGAGGAAAGCCAATCCTTTGGCATATCATGAATCACTATGCTAGATTTAACCATAAGGATTTTTATCTAGCCCTAGGTTATAAAGCTGAAGTTGTAAAAGACTATTTTCTAAATTATAGATCCCTAAATTCAGATTTCACAATAGATTTGTCTACAGGAACTATAAAACCACACCAACTCGATCCAGTCGATTGGACTGTAACTCTCGTTAATACCGGTGACTTGTCAATGACTGGTGGTCGAGTTAAGCGAATGCAATCTTTTATTGGAAACGAAACCTGTATGTTAACATATGGAGATGGTGTTTCCAATATAGATTTAGATAAGTTGCTTAGTTTTCATAAGAGTCATGGAAAGATGATTACTGTTTCTGCAGTTAGGCCTTCTGCAAGGTTTGGAGAATTGGAAATGGATGGATCTTTAGTCAAAAGTTTCCAAGAAAAACCACAGTTACATCAAGGTTGGATTAATGGCGGTTTTTTCATTTTTGAACCTGCATTTTTTGATTTAATAGCAGGCGATTCCACATTATTAGAACGGGAACCTTTAGAACGAGCAACTAAGCTTGGGCAACTAATGGCATACCACCACGAGGGATTTTGGCATTGTATGGACACAAAGCGTGATCATGAGTTATTAGAATCCCTTTGGTCCAAAGGGGCGCCTTGGGTAATCTAA
- the rfbG gene encoding CDP-glucose 4,6-dehydratase, producing MNLSSHYKNKRVLVTGHTGFKGAWLITWLKQMGAEVCGIALDPISNPSHFEVGKMSESITDLRIDIRDAKAIENAILDFKPDFLFHLAAQSLVRKSYNNPLETWNINVMGTLHVLEGLRKYNNNCSAVIITSDKCYDNVEWIWGYRENDLLGGPDPYSASKGAAEIAIKSHIKSYFPKATSNVRIASARAGNVIGGGDWAEDRIVPDCVTAWSKSQSVDLRNPNATRPWQHVLEPLSGYLVLAVHLSINPNLHGEPFNFGPPANQNHSVLELVKKMSEHWNLVQWRDVSNNVNGPYESGLLKLNCDKALALLHWTAVMGFEETVQFTAEWYKSYYNDPKHIINTTLEQISKYQEFARLKGLEWAV from the coding sequence ATGAATTTAAGTTCTCATTATAAAAACAAGAGAGTACTCGTAACTGGTCACACGGGTTTTAAGGGAGCCTGGTTAATCACCTGGTTAAAACAAATGGGTGCTGAAGTATGTGGCATAGCATTGGATCCAATTTCAAATCCATCTCATTTTGAAGTAGGGAAAATGAGCGAATCTATCACTGATTTGAGGATCGATATAAGAGATGCAAAAGCAATCGAGAATGCAATATTAGATTTTAAGCCTGACTTTTTGTTTCATCTGGCTGCACAGTCGTTAGTTAGGAAGTCATACAATAATCCATTGGAAACATGGAATATAAACGTAATGGGAACTCTTCATGTTTTAGAGGGTCTCCGAAAATATAACAATAATTGTTCTGCAGTGATCATAACTAGCGACAAATGTTATGATAATGTTGAGTGGATATGGGGATATCGTGAGAATGATTTATTAGGTGGGCCTGATCCTTATAGTGCTTCTAAAGGCGCGGCTGAAATAGCTATTAAATCTCATATTAAGTCTTATTTTCCGAAAGCAACGAGCAATGTGAGGATTGCTTCTGCTCGTGCCGGAAATGTAATTGGTGGAGGTGATTGGGCTGAGGATAGAATCGTTCCTGATTGTGTGACAGCTTGGTCAAAAAGTCAGTCTGTTGATCTGAGAAATCCAAATGCGACTAGGCCATGGCAACATGTGTTAGAGCCATTGAGTGGTTATCTAGTTTTAGCAGTTCACTTATCAATAAATCCGAATCTACATGGGGAACCTTTTAATTTTGGACCTCCTGCAAATCAGAATCATAGTGTATTAGAATTAGTTAAAAAAATGTCAGAACATTGGAATTTGGTGCAATGGAGAGATGTATCCAATAATGTAAATGGTCCTTATGAGTCCGGATTACTGAAACTAAATTGCGATAAGGCATTGGCTCTCTTACATTGGACAGCTGTCATGGGTTTTGAAGAAACGGTTCAATTCACTGCAGAATGGTATAAGTCATATTATAACGATCCGAAACACATTATAAATACGACCTTGGAACAAATTTCGAAATACCAAGAGTTCGCAAGATTAAAAGGATTAGAGTGGGCAGTGTGA
- a CDS encoding N-acetyl sugar amidotransferase, with amino-acid sequence MDTTDPNITFDVNGVCNHCLNYYKNIKPEWDQKLNNPALLNKMIEDIKIEGKGKEYDCILGISGGVDSSYLAYLAKEKFGLRPLLFHVDAGWNSQEAVNNIERIVDGLKLDLITEVVNWEEMKDLQLSFFRAGVPHLDTPQDHVFFASLYNYCAKHGFKYILNGGNYSTECIREPLDWHYHASDLRQLKDIHKKFGKRKLKTFPLAGIFKYKLYYRFFKGLKVVQPLNYMPYTKEGAIEELETKFKWQRYSHKHYESRFTKFYEGYWLPKKFGFDKRKAHYSSLILTGQKTREAALKEISQPPFDAETAKKDFEYIASKLDITVEELREMEKAENKSYRDYKSASDIIALATKILQILGIEKRVIQ; translated from the coding sequence ATGGATACTACGGATCCAAATATAACATTTGATGTAAATGGTGTATGTAATCATTGTTTAAATTATTATAAAAATATTAAGCCGGAATGGGATCAAAAATTAAATAATCCTGCCCTGCTAAATAAGATGATTGAAGACATCAAAATTGAAGGGAAAGGCAAAGAATATGATTGTATTTTAGGAATCAGTGGTGGTGTTGATAGTTCCTATTTAGCATATTTGGCAAAGGAAAAATTTGGACTTAGACCTTTGCTTTTTCATGTTGATGCAGGTTGGAATTCCCAAGAGGCCGTCAATAATATTGAACGAATTGTTGATGGATTAAAATTAGATTTAATTACGGAAGTTGTAAATTGGGAAGAGATGAAGGATCTGCAACTTTCTTTTTTTAGGGCAGGTGTTCCTCATTTAGATACGCCTCAGGATCATGTCTTTTTCGCCTCACTTTATAACTATTGTGCCAAACACGGATTTAAATATATTCTAAATGGTGGAAACTATTCAACTGAATGCATTCGCGAACCTTTGGATTGGCATTATCATGCATCTGATCTTAGGCAGCTAAAGGATATTCACAAAAAATTCGGAAAAAGAAAACTAAAGACGTTTCCTTTAGCTGGGATATTTAAATACAAATTGTATTATCGTTTTTTTAAGGGGCTGAAGGTTGTGCAGCCGTTAAATTATATGCCTTACACTAAAGAAGGAGCCATTGAGGAATTAGAAACTAAGTTTAAGTGGCAAAGATACAGCCATAAACATTATGAGTCTAGGTTTACTAAATTCTATGAGGGGTATTGGTTGCCGAAAAAATTTGGATTCGATAAACGAAAGGCGCATTATTCAAGTTTGATTCTTACTGGACAGAAAACTAGAGAAGCAGCTTTGAAAGAGATTTCTCAACCACCATTTGATGCTGAGACAGCTAAGAAGGATTTTGAATATATTGCTTCTAAGTTGGATATTACGGTCGAAGAACTTCGTGAGATGGAGAAGGCTGAAAATAAATCATATCGCGATTATAAATCGGCAAGCGACATCATTGCATTGGCAACTAAAATACTTCAAATTTTAGGTATTGAGAAGCGGGTGATTCAGTAG
- a CDS encoding SDR family oxidoreductase translates to MKKVLITGGFGFLGGRIGQYLSSLGYKIFLGSRSQQGVPSWLKDAEPVRLDWDNKSQLIEVCKGMNIIIHAAGMNAEDSSKDPISSFEFNTLGTMKLIEASRLAKIDQFVYLSTAHVYNSPLVGIIDEEICPKNLHPYATSHLSAEFAVSYAHNKDYFKAYSLRLSNGFGSPTFPDVTCWKLFVNDLCRQVVMIGKLVLNSDGKQQRDFIPITNISKMIGNLLRQENRLPFNTFNIGSGYSMTLEGMAKRIQSRAEVLFNFIPQIEIREQNGNTSELNLEYKVDRLKSLNLFEESEIDNEIDDLLLFCNRNFHPNV, encoded by the coding sequence TTGAAAAAAGTTTTGATTACTGGTGGATTTGGCTTTTTAGGCGGGAGGATTGGCCAATACCTTTCTTCCTTAGGATATAAAATTTTCCTTGGTTCTCGAAGCCAACAGGGAGTTCCTTCTTGGTTAAAAGACGCTGAACCTGTTCGGTTAGATTGGGATAACAAAAGCCAACTAATTGAAGTATGTAAAGGTATGAATATCATCATTCATGCTGCGGGAATGAATGCAGAAGATTCTTCTAAGGATCCAATCTCTTCTTTTGAATTCAACACGTTAGGTACAATGAAATTAATTGAAGCTAGTAGATTGGCAAAGATCGATCAATTTGTATATTTATCAACTGCTCATGTTTATAATAGTCCATTAGTGGGGATTATTGATGAGGAAATTTGTCCGAAAAATTTACATCCGTATGCGACATCACATTTGTCAGCAGAATTTGCCGTTTCCTACGCGCATAATAAAGATTATTTTAAAGCTTACAGTTTAAGACTATCGAATGGTTTTGGTTCTCCCACATTTCCAGACGTAACCTGTTGGAAGTTATTTGTAAATGATCTTTGTAGACAAGTGGTGATGATTGGGAAACTAGTCCTAAATTCAGATGGAAAACAGCAGAGAGATTTTATACCAATTACAAATATTTCTAAAATGATTGGAAATTTGTTAAGACAGGAAAACCGATTACCATTTAATACATTTAACATCGGTTCGGGTTACAGCATGACCTTGGAAGGTATGGCAAAGCGGATTCAAAGTAGGGCAGAAGTTTTATTTAACTTTATACCGCAAATTGAAATCAGAGAGCAAAACGGTAATACATCTGAATTAAATCTCGAATATAAAGTGGATAGATTGAAATCATTAAATTTGTTTGAAGAATCAGAAATTGATAATGAAATTGATGATTTGTTACTCTTTTGCAATAGAAACTTCCATCCAAATGTTTAG
- a CDS encoding glycosyltransferase family 2 protein has translation MESKNPMVSVIIPTYNNGHLIEQAIGSVMDQSYRNWEIIVVDNFSFDNTKSVLEKYATETNIHFFQINNNGVIAKSRNFGIGKSAGEYIAFLDSDDWWHSSKLQKSLEALEGGADLVYHDLLEAESHSVSVLSKKVKTRKLKRPIFDDLLLNGNGIINSSVVVKKSILTTVGSISEDPKLIAWEDFEYWLRISQVTEKFTRIPSCLGYYWVGGGNVSNPQRTLIILNEIQRRYSIFFDEFARRGFFPSWIHYGILSSLVETGQLKIKDMFPFFKKMSFKHKVKITIKSMLTALKI, from the coding sequence ATGGAAAGTAAAAATCCTATGGTTTCTGTTATCATACCTACTTACAACAATGGTCATTTAATTGAACAGGCCATTGGATCGGTTATGGATCAAAGTTACAGAAATTGGGAGATTATCGTTGTCGATAATTTTTCTTTTGATAATACAAAATCTGTTTTAGAAAAGTATGCTACTGAAACTAATATACATTTTTTTCAAATCAATAATAATGGTGTGATTGCTAAGTCTAGGAATTTCGGCATCGGTAAATCCGCCGGCGAGTATATAGCCTTTCTGGATTCAGACGATTGGTGGCACTCATCAAAACTGCAAAAATCCCTCGAAGCATTAGAAGGTGGTGCAGATTTAGTTTATCACGATCTTTTGGAAGCTGAAAGCCACTCTGTCTCGGTTCTATCGAAAAAAGTTAAAACTCGAAAGTTAAAGAGACCTATTTTCGACGATTTATTGTTAAATGGTAATGGAATTATTAATTCAAGCGTAGTTGTTAAAAAATCAATTTTAACTACAGTAGGTAGTATTTCCGAAGATCCGAAATTAATTGCTTGGGAAGACTTTGAGTATTGGTTACGAATTTCCCAAGTTACTGAAAAGTTCACAAGGATTCCCAGTTGTTTAGGATATTATTGGGTTGGAGGGGGGAATGTTAGTAATCCCCAGAGGACGCTAATAATATTAAATGAAATTCAGAGACGATATTCAATTTTTTTTGATGAGTTCGCAAGAAGAGGATTCTTTCCCAGTTGGATTCATTATGGGATCTTATCTTCTTTGGTAGAAACGGGACAGCTTAAAATAAAAGATATGTTCCCATTTTTTAAAAAGATGAGTTTTAAGCATAAAGTTAAGATAACCATTAAGTCTATGCTAACAGCTCTAAAAATTTAG
- a CDS encoding TIGR04326 family surface carbohydrate biosynthesis protein, with amino-acid sequence MITKHKPNICDILVWTEETEPPSFDGMVFLWNQYRANSKQLISIPYELEFNAKKYRDRYLDLINSLSRVSLNGKEIDSLFEIENGFSLWWMNLTFEKNYGKSALLSDAVKLIVFESYLKEFEVTKIFYSENTSDKLINHFKNCSSSISGFEAGDNKRKRNVYKSLFRIHYKQIIPLTILGLVAFFRYISFCGGVHFQRKAIIWNRSDVHFFDYFFHLLPGKEADQFESAYWGPLLSLIRNKKEQVTFSHIYIPDSKSCKIANVRKKIKSFNEKSGEFIKHNLVEELSFTIVLKVFYKYIKFNFIYLFFLSFRLKSKINSEDLRLSLFLWSELSNSLIGNIAIQNLFTFYLIQRIVKKTKVGTKLIYLLENQSWEKALVYLWKREVNGKTIGVAHATVRFWDLRYSYSRNQSGFQFDQCKPDAVTYNGSLAKKQLIDFGYSKKLLIPSEALRFTQLNFLSFIKTKVRKKKVILVFTDYLFSVSKFQLNLLENSNLTNNYKVIVKPHPACPINPLDFPKLNFELSYDSSSKLLENSTIVFTSNITSAAIEAYYLGLPVISSRDPKELNFSPLFGIDDVMFVSSTFELEEMVLEIERRPIPSKRKDIFFLSENLEKWKKILSV; translated from the coding sequence TTGATAACCAAGCACAAACCTAATATTTGCGATATTCTTGTTTGGACTGAAGAAACGGAGCCACCATCATTCGATGGTATGGTATTTCTTTGGAATCAATATCGGGCTAATTCGAAACAATTAATATCGATTCCCTATGAATTGGAATTTAACGCAAAAAAATACCGTGATAGGTATTTAGATTTAATCAATTCACTCAGTCGTGTTTCTTTAAATGGGAAAGAAATCGATTCCCTTTTTGAGATTGAAAATGGTTTCAGCCTCTGGTGGATGAACTTAACATTTGAAAAAAATTATGGTAAATCTGCTTTATTGAGTGATGCCGTTAAGCTCATTGTTTTCGAAAGTTATCTAAAAGAATTCGAAGTTACAAAGATTTTTTATTCAGAAAATACATCTGACAAACTGATAAACCATTTTAAGAATTGTTCCTCTTCGATTAGTGGATTCGAAGCCGGTGATAATAAAAGGAAAAGAAACGTCTACAAGAGTCTTTTTAGAATTCACTATAAGCAAATTATCCCTCTAACCATTCTCGGTTTGGTAGCGTTCTTTCGTTATATAAGTTTCTGCGGTGGTGTTCATTTTCAGAGAAAAGCAATAATCTGGAATCGTTCAGATGTCCATTTTTTTGATTATTTTTTTCATTTACTCCCGGGAAAAGAAGCAGACCAATTTGAATCGGCATATTGGGGGCCTCTTCTTAGTTTAATAAGAAATAAAAAGGAACAGGTAACATTTTCGCATATTTATATTCCTGATAGTAAATCTTGCAAAATAGCAAATGTTAGAAAGAAAATTAAGAGCTTCAACGAAAAATCAGGAGAATTCATAAAACATAATTTAGTCGAAGAACTATCTTTTACCATTGTGCTTAAGGTATTTTATAAATATATTAAGTTCAATTTTATTTACCTTTTTTTTCTTTCCTTTCGATTAAAATCGAAAATAAACTCGGAAGATTTGAGACTCTCATTATTTCTTTGGAGCGAACTCTCCAATTCATTAATAGGTAATATTGCTATACAAAACCTTTTTACATTCTACTTGATTCAAAGAATTGTAAAAAAGACAAAGGTTGGAACGAAACTAATCTATTTACTGGAAAATCAAAGTTGGGAAAAAGCTTTGGTTTATTTATGGAAAAGAGAGGTAAATGGAAAAACTATCGGTGTAGCTCATGCAACTGTCAGGTTTTGGGATCTTCGGTATTCTTATAGTAGAAATCAGTCGGGGTTTCAGTTTGACCAGTGTAAACCCGATGCCGTAACTTACAATGGCTCTTTAGCAAAAAAGCAGTTAATTGATTTCGGTTATTCAAAGAAATTATTAATACCATCGGAAGCGCTTCGGTTCACTCAATTAAATTTCCTTAGTTTCATTAAAACAAAGGTTAGAAAAAAAAAGGTAATCTTAGTTTTTACGGATTATCTATTCTCTGTAAGTAAGTTCCAATTAAATTTGTTGGAAAATAGTAATTTAACAAATAATTACAAAGTAATTGTGAAACCGCATCCAGCATGCCCAATAAACCCTCTTGATTTTCCCAAGTTAAACTTTGAATTAAGTTATGATTCATCGTCAAAGTTGTTAGAAAATTCCACGATCGTATTTACTAGCAATATTACTTCGGCTGCAATCGAAGCTTATTATTTAGGTTTACCAGTGATTTCATCGCGAGACCCTAAGGAATTAAATTTCAGTCCTTTATTTGGAATAGACGATGTTATGTTTGTTTCTTCGACCTTCGAGTTGGAAGAAATGGTTCTAGAAATAGAAAGAAGGCCTATACCTTCAAAACGTAAAGATATTTTTTTTCTAAGTGAAAACTTAGAAAAATGGAAAAAAATTTTAAGTGTTTAA
- a CDS encoding dTDP-4-dehydrorhamnose 3,5-epimerase translates to MSLSTIQITPIREIPTPGGNVLHGLKSNDSSFNGFGEAYFSWVEVGSIKAWKRHNMMIMNLIVPVGNVHFAFYDSNTNDFFNTTIGESNYSRITVPSGIWFGFQGLTSPKSLVLNISNIPHDPSETDRLEVSKIPYEWVNV, encoded by the coding sequence GTGAGCTTATCTACAATTCAGATAACGCCAATTCGCGAAATACCAACTCCAGGTGGGAATGTTCTCCACGGATTAAAAAGTAACGATTCTTCTTTTAATGGTTTTGGTGAAGCATATTTTTCTTGGGTAGAAGTAGGTTCAATTAAAGCATGGAAACGACACAATATGATGATTATGAATTTAATTGTTCCCGTAGGAAATGTTCACTTTGCCTTTTATGATTCTAACACGAATGACTTTTTTAACACAACGATTGGAGAAAGTAATTATTCCCGAATAACCGTTCCAAGTGGAATTTGGTTTGGATTTCAGGGTTTAACTTCTCCTAAAAGTTTAGTATTAAATATTTCTAACATTCCTCATGATCCTTCGGAAACAGATAGATTAGAAGTTTCTAAAATTCCTTATGAATGGGTAAACGTATGA